Proteins encoded in a region of the Vicia villosa cultivar HV-30 ecotype Madison, WI linkage group LG5, Vvil1.0, whole genome shotgun sequence genome:
- the LOC131603971 gene encoding mitogen-activated protein kinase 9 isoform X2, translating to MGGGGTIADGLRRLFQRRSTTTTKRRNDDDDADHDNRVSVKDLRSQLATIPTTNDDRHHHTPLPPTTTTTKSSLFNIKVPVQPLFPPSSMDPNKKGGPETEFFTEYGEASQYQVQEIIGKGSYGVVCSAIDIHTGEKVAIKKIHDVFEHVSDATRILREIKLLRLLRHPDIVEIRHIMLPPSRREFKDVYVVFELMESDLHQVIKANDDLTLEHHQFFLYQLLRGLKFIHTANVFHRDLKPKNILANADCKLKICDFGLARVSFNDAPSAIFWTDYVATRWYRAPELCGSFFSKYTPGIDIWSIGCIFAEMLIGRPLFPGKNVVHQLDLMTDLLGTPPPESIARIRNEKARRYLSSMRKKHPVPLSQKFPNIDPLALRILERLLAFDPKNRPSAEEALSDPYFHGLSNIDREPSTHPISKLEFEFERRKLTKDDVRELIYREILEYHPQMLEEYLSGGDQTSFMYPSGVDRFKRQFAHLEEHYGNGKVKGERSSPLQRQHASLPRERVHTSKNENNENNDVEMPTQTGPNLQSPRSLLKSASISASKCIDVKKSKDPEEPIIEVNDDAADELTDNLAALHA from the exons ATGGGTGGTGGAGGAACGATCGCCGATGGACTTCGTCGTTTGTTTCAACGACGATCTACAACTACTACTAAACGCcgcaatgatgatgatgatgctgatcATGACAACCGCGTCTCCGTGAAAGATTTACGCTCACAGTTGGCAACCATTCCAACCACTAACGACGATCGTCACCATCACACTCCTCTTCCTccaactactactactactaagtCGTCTCTCTTCAACATCAAAGTTCCTGTTCAACCTCTTTTCCCTCCTTCTTCCATGGATCCAAACAAAAAG GGTGGGCCGGAGACAGAGTTTTTTACTGAGTATGGTGAGGCAAGTCAATACCAGGTCCAAGAAATTATTGGAAAAGGAAGTTATGGTGTTGTCTGTTCTGCGATTGACATTCATACTGGTGAAAAGGTTGcaatcaagaaaattcatgatGTTTTCGAGCATGTATCAGATGCCACGCGGATCCTTAGAGAGATTAAGCTCTTGCGCTTGCTTAGACATCCTGATATTGTAGAAATTAGGCATATTATGCTTCCTCCTTCCCGAAGGGAGTTCAAGGATGTCTATGTTGTGTTTGAGTTGATGGAATCGGATCTACATCAAGTGATTAAGGCAAATGATGATCTTACGCTTGAGCACCATCAATTTTTCTTGTACCAGCTTCTTCGCGGCCTCAAATTTATACATACAG CAAATGTGTTTCACCGTGATTTGAAGCCAAAAAATATTCTTGCCAATGCTGATTGCAAACTGAAGATATGTGATTTTGGACTTGCCCGAGTCTCATTTAATGATGCCCCATCTGCTATTTTCTGGACT GACTATGTTGCAACTAGGTGGTACCGTGCACCTGAACTATGTGGTTCTTTTTTCTCAAAA TATACCCCTGGAATTGATATTTGGAGCATTGGATGCATATTTGCAGAAATGCTTATTGGGAGACCATTGTTTCCTGGAAAAAATGTGGTGCACCAGTTGGATCTCATGACTGATTTGCTCGGTACTCCTCCTCCCGAGTCCATTGCAAGA ATTCGAAATGAGAAAGCTAGAAGGTATCTTAGTAGTATGCGAAAAAAGCATCCTGTTCCACTCTCCCAGAAATTTCCAAATATAGATCCTTTGGCTCTTCGTATACTGGAACGCTTACTTGCATTTGATCCTAAAAACCGTCCATCAGCTGAAGAG GCTTTGTCTGATCCTTATTTCCATGGCTTATCAAACATCGATCGCGAACCATCCACTCACCCCATTTCAAAACTTGAGTTTGAATTCGAGAGAAGGAAGTTGACTAAAGATGATGTCAGAGAGTTGATTTATCGAGAG ATTTTGGAGTATCATCCCCAGATGCTTGAGGAATATCTTAGTGGTGGAGATCAAACCAGCTTCATGTATCCAAG TGGGGTTGATCGATTCAAGCGACAGTTTGCACATCTGGAGGAACATTACGGCAATGGGAAAGTAAAAGGCGAACGAAGCTCACCATTGCAGAGACAGCATGCCTCCTTACCTAG AGAGCGAGTTCATACTTCCAAGaatgaaaataatgaaaacaaCGATGTGGAAATGCCGACTCAGACTGGACCAAATCTTCAGAGTCCACGTAGCTTGTTGAAGAGTGCCAGCATTAGTGCTTCAAAGTGTATAGATGTGAAAAAAAGTAAAGATCCAGAG GAACCAATTATAGAGGTCAACGACGACGCAGCAGACGAATTGACGGATAACCTGGCTGCCCTGCATGCTTAA
- the LOC131603971 gene encoding mitogen-activated protein kinase 9 isoform X1, translating into MGGGGTIADGLRRLFQRRSTTTTKRRNDDDDADHDNRVSVKDLRSQLATIPTTNDDRHHHTPLPPTTTTTKSSLFNIKVPVQPLFPPSSMDPNKKGGPETEFFTEYGEASQYQVQEIIGKGSYGVVCSAIDIHTGEKVAIKKIHDVFEHVSDATRILREIKLLRLLRHPDIVEIRHIMLPPSRREFKDVYVVFELMESDLHQVIKANDDLTLEHHQFFLYQLLRGLKFIHTANVFHRDLKPKNILANADCKLKICDFGLARVSFNDAPSAIFWTDYVATRWYRAPELCGSFFSKYTPGIDIWSIGCIFAEMLIGRPLFPGKNVVHQLDLMTDLLGTPPPESIARIRNEKARRYLSSMRKKHPVPLSQKFPNIDPLALRILERLLAFDPKNRPSAEEALSDPYFHGLSNIDREPSTHPISKLEFEFERRKLTKDDVRELIYREILEYHPQMLEEYLSGGDQTSFMYPSGVDRFKRQFAHLEEHYGNGKVKGERSSPLQRQHASLPRERVHTSKNENNENNDVEMPTQTGPNLQSPRSLLKSASISASKCIDVKKSKDPEQEPIIEVNDDAADELTDNLAALHA; encoded by the exons ATGGGTGGTGGAGGAACGATCGCCGATGGACTTCGTCGTTTGTTTCAACGACGATCTACAACTACTACTAAACGCcgcaatgatgatgatgatgctgatcATGACAACCGCGTCTCCGTGAAAGATTTACGCTCACAGTTGGCAACCATTCCAACCACTAACGACGATCGTCACCATCACACTCCTCTTCCTccaactactactactactaagtCGTCTCTCTTCAACATCAAAGTTCCTGTTCAACCTCTTTTCCCTCCTTCTTCCATGGATCCAAACAAAAAG GGTGGGCCGGAGACAGAGTTTTTTACTGAGTATGGTGAGGCAAGTCAATACCAGGTCCAAGAAATTATTGGAAAAGGAAGTTATGGTGTTGTCTGTTCTGCGATTGACATTCATACTGGTGAAAAGGTTGcaatcaagaaaattcatgatGTTTTCGAGCATGTATCAGATGCCACGCGGATCCTTAGAGAGATTAAGCTCTTGCGCTTGCTTAGACATCCTGATATTGTAGAAATTAGGCATATTATGCTTCCTCCTTCCCGAAGGGAGTTCAAGGATGTCTATGTTGTGTTTGAGTTGATGGAATCGGATCTACATCAAGTGATTAAGGCAAATGATGATCTTACGCTTGAGCACCATCAATTTTTCTTGTACCAGCTTCTTCGCGGCCTCAAATTTATACATACAG CAAATGTGTTTCACCGTGATTTGAAGCCAAAAAATATTCTTGCCAATGCTGATTGCAAACTGAAGATATGTGATTTTGGACTTGCCCGAGTCTCATTTAATGATGCCCCATCTGCTATTTTCTGGACT GACTATGTTGCAACTAGGTGGTACCGTGCACCTGAACTATGTGGTTCTTTTTTCTCAAAA TATACCCCTGGAATTGATATTTGGAGCATTGGATGCATATTTGCAGAAATGCTTATTGGGAGACCATTGTTTCCTGGAAAAAATGTGGTGCACCAGTTGGATCTCATGACTGATTTGCTCGGTACTCCTCCTCCCGAGTCCATTGCAAGA ATTCGAAATGAGAAAGCTAGAAGGTATCTTAGTAGTATGCGAAAAAAGCATCCTGTTCCACTCTCCCAGAAATTTCCAAATATAGATCCTTTGGCTCTTCGTATACTGGAACGCTTACTTGCATTTGATCCTAAAAACCGTCCATCAGCTGAAGAG GCTTTGTCTGATCCTTATTTCCATGGCTTATCAAACATCGATCGCGAACCATCCACTCACCCCATTTCAAAACTTGAGTTTGAATTCGAGAGAAGGAAGTTGACTAAAGATGATGTCAGAGAGTTGATTTATCGAGAG ATTTTGGAGTATCATCCCCAGATGCTTGAGGAATATCTTAGTGGTGGAGATCAAACCAGCTTCATGTATCCAAG TGGGGTTGATCGATTCAAGCGACAGTTTGCACATCTGGAGGAACATTACGGCAATGGGAAAGTAAAAGGCGAACGAAGCTCACCATTGCAGAGACAGCATGCCTCCTTACCTAG AGAGCGAGTTCATACTTCCAAGaatgaaaataatgaaaacaaCGATGTGGAAATGCCGACTCAGACTGGACCAAATCTTCAGAGTCCACGTAGCTTGTTGAAGAGTGCCAGCATTAGTGCTTCAAAGTGTATAGATGTGAAAAAAAGTAAAGATCCAGAG CAGGAACCAATTATAGAGGTCAACGACGACGCAGCAGACGAATTGACGGATAACCTGGCTGCCCTGCATGCTTAA
- the LOC131603970 gene encoding pentatricopeptide repeat-containing protein At4g02750 codes for MFRICNMRRVVNVGRQRHLKLSTSTRKRESVTNNSSNIKDPDILKWNKTISTHMRNGNCDSALHVFNSMPRRSSVSYNAMISGYLRNSKFNLARQLFDQMPERDLFSWNVMLTGYVRNRRLGDARRLFDLMPDKDVVSWNSLLSGYAQNGYVDEAREVFDNMPEKNSISWNGLLAAYVHNGRMEEACLLFESKSDWELISWNCLMGGFVRRKKIDDARRLFDNMPFRDAITWNTMISGYAQVGDLSQARRLFDESPIRDVFTWTAMVSGYVQNGMLDEARIFFDDMPQKNEVSYNAMLAGYVQSKKMDIARELFEAMPCRNISSWNTMITGYCQNGDIAQAKKLFDMMPQRDCVSWAAIIAGYAQSGHYEEALNMFVEIKRDGESLNRATFGCALSTCADLAALELGKQIHGQTVKTGYETGCFVGNALLAMYFKCGSIDEANDAFEAIEEKDVVSWNTMLAGYARHGFGRQALMIFESMKTAGVKPDEITMVGVLSACSHTGLLDKGTEYFYSMNKDYGVTPTSKHYTCMIDLLGRAGRLEEAQDLMRNMPFEPGAATWGALLGASRIHGNTELGEKAAEMVFKMEPQNSGMYVLLSNLYASSGRWVDADNMRLKMRNVGVQKVPGYSWVEVQNKIHTFSVGDCFHPEKERIYGFLEELDLKMREEGYVSSTKLVLHDVEEEEKEHMLKYHSEKLAVAFGILTIPAGRPIRVMKNLRVCEDCHSAIKLISKIVGRLIILRDSHRFHHFNEGVCSCGDYW; via the exons ATGTTTCGTATATGCAACATGCGGCGTGTTGTTAATGTTGGAAGACAGAGACACCTTAAACTGAGTACAAGTACGAGGAAGAGAGAAAGTGTAACCAACAACAGTTCAAACATTAAAGACCCCGACATCCTTAAATGGAACAAAACCATTTCTACTCACATGCGCAATGGCAACTGTGACTCTGCTCTACATGTCTTCAACTCCATGCCTCGTCGAAGCTCTGTCTCCTACAATGCCATGATATCTGGTTACTTGAGAAACTCCAAGTTCAACCTTGCACGGCAGCTGTTTGATCAAATGCCTGAAAGAGACCTGTTTTCATGGAATGTTATGCTTACTGGCTATGTTAGAAACCGTCGACTCGGTGATGCACGTAGATTGTTTGATTTAATGCCTGACAAGGATGTTGTTTCCTGGAATTCTTTGTTGTCTGGGTATGCTcagaatggatatgttgatgagGCAAGGGAGGTTTTTGATAATATGCCTGAGAAAAATTCTATCTCTTGGAATGGTTTGCTTGCTGCTTATGTTCATAATGGCAGAATGGAGGAGGCTTGTCTGTTGTTTGAGTCAAAATCGGATTGGGAATTGATTTCTTGGAACTGTTTGATGGGTGGGTTTGTTAGGAGAAAGAAGATAGATGATGCTAGGCGGCTTTTTGACAATATGCCTTTTAGGGATGCAATTACATGGAATACTATGATTTCAGGTTATGCTCAGGTTGGAGATTTGTCGCAGGCTAGGAGATTGTTTGACGAATCTCCAATACGGGACGTGTTCACGTGGACAGCTATGGTGTCTGGGTATGTGCAGAATGGAATGTTGGATGAAGCTAGaattttttttgatgatatgcctcagaaaaatgaagtttcataCAATGCAATGCTTGCTGGTTATGTGCAATCCAAGAAAATGGATATTGCTAGGGAATTGTTTGAGGCTATGCCTTGTCGGAATATAAGTTCGTGGAATACCATGATTACAGGCTACTGTCAGAATGGAGACATTGCTCAGGCCAAAAAATTGTTTGATATGATGCCGCAGCGTGATTGTGTATCTTGGGCGGCTATTATTGCTGGTTATGCTCAAAGCGGTCACTATGAAGAGGCGCTGAACATGTTTGTAGAGATAAAACGAGATGGAGAAAGTTTAAATAGGGCTACATTTGGTTGTGCTTTGAGCACATGTGCTGATCTTGCTGCTTTGGAGTTGGGGAAACAAATTCATGGGCAGACGGTGAAGACAGGGTATGAAACTGGGTGTTTTGTAGGGAATGCGCTTCTTGCAATGTATTTTAAATGTGGCAGCATAGACGAAGCTAATGATGCTTTTGAAGCAATAGAGGAGAAAGATGTCGTCTCTTGGAACACGATGTTAGCTGGTTATGCCAGACATGGATTTGGCAGACAAGCTTTAATGATATTTGAGTCAATGAAGACAGCAGGTGTTAAGCCTGATGAGATTACCATG GTTGGTGTTCTCTCTGCCTGTAGTCATACTGGCTTGCTAGACAAGGGAACTGAATACTTCTATTCAATGAATAAAGATTATGGTGTAACACCAACTTCAAAACATTATACTTGCATGATTGATCTTCTGGGAAGAGCGGGCCGCTTGGAAGAAGCACAGGACTTGATGAGAAACATGCCTTTTGAGCCAGGTGCTGCTACATGGGGAGCTCTACTTGGTGCAAGCCGGATTCATGGTAATACTGAACTGGGGGAGAAGGCTGCTGAGATGGTTTTTAAGATGGAACCTCAGAACTCGGGAATGTATGTCCTTCTTTCAAATCTATATGCATCTTCGGGCAGATGGGTCGATGCTGATAATATGAGATTGAAGATGAGAAATGTTGGTGTGCAGAAAGTACCTGGCTATAGTTGGGTTGAGGTACAAAACAAGATTCATACGTTCTCAGTTGGGGATTGTTTCCATCCAGAGAAAGAGAGAATATATGGCTTCTTAGAAGAGTTGGATCTAAAAATGAGGGAAGAGGGATATGTTTCTTCAACAAAATTGGTTCTGCATGATGTGGAAGAGGAAGAGAAGGAGCATATGCTCAAGTATCACAGTGAAAAGTTAGCTGTAGCATTCGGAATTCTAACCATACCAGCTGGCAGACCAATACGCGTTATGAAAAACTTGCGTGTGTGTGAAGACTGTCATAGCGCCATCAAGCTCatatccaagattgttggaaggTTGATAATCTTAAGGGATTCTCACCGTTTTCACCACTTCAACGAGGGTGTTTGTTCTTGTGGAGATTATTGGTAA
- the LOC131603972 gene encoding pentatricopeptide repeat-containing protein At4g02750-like codes for MRSFWRKSHNHTLQHLKTIRGNFNLRHSHDFTFQVQRPTQTTPKPQIIIDRDPHIVKCTNSISTHMRNGHCHLALSVFNAMPYRNLFSWNLMLTGYVKNRRLGDARNLFDLMPQRDIVSWNTMLSGYVRSGCVDEAKLVFDRMPDKDSISWNGLLAVYVQNGRLEEARRLFESKRDWEVTSWNCLMGGYVKRKMLDDARRIFAHMPVRDVISWNTMISGYARDGDLLQARRLFEESPVRDVFTWTAMVYAYVQNGMLDEARRIFDEMPEKREMTYNVMAAGYVQYKKMDMARELFEAVPCRNVGSWNIMISGYVQNGDIAQARKLFDMMPQHDSVSWAAIIAGYAQTGYYEEAMDMLVEMKRDGKSLNRSTFCCALSTCANMASLVLGKQVHGQVMKTGYDNGCLVGNALLEMYCKCGSIGEAYDVFERIQQKDIISWNTMLAGYARHGFGRQALFVFDSMKIAGFKPDEITMVGVLSACSHTGMTDRGTEYFYTMNKDYGITPNSKHYNCMIDLLGRAGRVKEAHNLMKNMPFEPDAATWGALLGASRIHGYTELGEKAAEMLFNMEPHNAGMYVLLSNLYAGLGKWVDVGKLRLKMRQLGIQKIPGYSWVEVQNKIHTFTVGDYSHPEKDRIYAYLGELDLKLKQEGHVPLVKLVLHDVEEEEKKRMLKYHSEKLAVAFGILTIPAGRPIRVMKNLRVCEDCHNAIKHISKIVGRLIILRDSHRFHYFNEGICSCGDYW; via the exons ATGCGCAGCTTTTGGAGGAAAAGCCACAACCATACCCTGCAACACCTCAAAACAATACGCGGGAACTTCAATCTGAGACACTCACATGATTTCACTTTTCAAGTTCAACGTCCAACCCAAACAACACCCAAACCCCAAATCATCATAGACAGAGACCCACACATTGTGAAATGTACCAATTCAATTTCTACTCACATGCGCAATGGCCACTGTCACTTGGCTCTCAGTGTCTTCAACGCCATGCCTTACAGGAACTTGTTTTCCTGGAACTTAATGCTTACCGGGTATGTCAAAAACCGCAGACTCGGTGATGCCCGCAACTTGTTTGATTTAATGCCTCAAAGGGATATTGTTTCGTGGAATACAATGTTGTCTGGTTATGTTCGGAGTGGATGCGTTGACGAGGCTAAATTAGTTTTTGACAGGATGCCTGATAAGGATTCTATCTCTTGGAATGGGTTGCTTGCTGTGTATGTTCAGAATGGGAGACTTGAGGAGGCTCGTCGGTTGTTTGAGTCGAAGCGGGATTGGGAAGTGACTTCGTGGAATTGTTTGATGGGTGGGTATGTGAAGAGGAAGATGTTAGATGATGCTAGGCGGATTTTTGCTCATATGCCTGTTAGGGATGTAATCTCTTGGAATACCATGATTTCCGGTTATGCACGGGATGGAGATTTGTTGCAAGCTAGGAGATTGTTTGAGGAGTCTCCGGTACGGGATGTTTTCACGTGGACAGCAATGGTGTATGCTTATGTGCAGAATGGAATGTTGGATGAAGCGAGGAGGATTTTTGATGAAATGCCGGAAAAAAGAGAGATGACTTACAATGTGATGGCTGCTGGTTATGTGCAATACAAGAAAATGGATATGGCAAGGGAATTGTTTGAGGCAGTGCCTTGTCGGAATGTGGGTTCATGGAATATCATGATCAGCGGCTATGTTCAGAACGGCGATATTGCTCAAGCTAGGAAATTATTTGACATGATGCCTCAGCATGATTCTGTATCTTGGGCGGCAATTATTGCTGGTTATGCGCAGACTGGTTACTATGAAGAAGCTATGGACATGCTTGTGGAGATGAAACGGGATGGAAAAAGTTTAAATAGATCTACCTTTTGTTGTGCTCTGAGCACATGTGCTAATATGGCTTCTTTGGTGTTAGGGAAACAAGTTCATGGGCAGGTGATGAAGACAGGGTATGATAATGGGTGTTTGGTGGGAAATGCACTTCTTGAAATGTATTGTAAATGTGGTAGCATAGGTGAAGCCTATGATGTATTTGAAAGAATACAGCAGAAAGATATCATCTCTTGGAACACAATGTTAGCTGGTTATGCTAGGCATGGATTTGGCAGACAGGCTTTATTTGTGTTTGATTCAATGAAGATAGCAGGTTTTAAGCCTGACGAAATTACCATG GTTGGCGTTCTTTCGGCTTGCAGTCATACTGGCATGACTGATAGGGGAACTGAATATTTTTATACAATGAATAAAGATTATGGTATAACACCAAATTCCAAACATTATAATTGTATGATTGATCTTCTTGGTAGAGCTGGCCGGGTGAAAGAAGCACATAACTTAATGAAAAACATGCCTTTTGAGCCAGACGCTGCAACCTGGGGAGCTCTACTAGGTGCAAGCCGGATTCATGGCTATACTGAACTGGGTGAGAAGGCTGCTGAGATGCTTTTTAATATGGAACCCCATAATGCGGGAATGTATGTCCTTCTTTCAAATTTATATGCAGGTTTAGGCAAATGGGTTGATGTTGGCAAGCTTAGATTAAAAATGAGGCAACTTGGTATTCAGAAAATACCCGGGTATAGTTGGGTTGAGGTACAAAATAAGATTCATACATTCACAGTTGGTGATTATTCACACCCAGAAAAAGATAGAATCTATGCTTACTTAGGAGAGTTAGATCTAAAACTGAAGCAAGAGGGACATGTTCCTTTGGTAAAATTGGTTCTGCATGATgtggaagaggaagagaagaagcgAATGCTCAAGTATCACAGTGAGAAATTAGCTGTGGCATTTGGAATTTTGACCATACCTGCTGGTAGGCCAATACGTGTCATGAAAAACTTGCGCGTGTGTGAAGACTGCCATAATGCCATCAAGCACATATCCAAAATTGTTGGAAGATTGATAATCTTAAGAGATTCTCATCGTTTTCATTACTTCAATGAGGGTATCTGTTCTTGTGGGGATTATTGGTGA